CATTTCGGGTAGGGTTGTGAATATGATTAACCGATAATGACGATCCCAAGGCGTTCCATAAGCTGAGACACCTGGTAACTGTCCAGTTTGACCCCCTGCAAATCAACGCCGCGCACGTCGAGTTCGCCCAGTTCAGCGTTCGTCAGATCGCAGTGCGTAAAGTTGGCCGCGCGCCAGTCAAATGAAGAAAACTCGCCACCGGAAAGATCGGAGCCGCTGAAGGTTGCACCAGGCGTTTGCGCTCCATTCCAGCGGTTTTCCCACAGCTCACATTTCTCAAGGATCACGTTCGAAAAGTTGGCGTAGCTGAGGTTACTTTTGGTGATATAAGCGCTGCAAAACCAGGTGCGTGGGGTAATCATATTCATAAAACTGGTTCCACGAAAATCGGCCCCTTGCGCCCTGCACTCACGAATCTCAATCCCCAACGCACTGGCATTTCTGAAATCTGCCATCGATAAATCACAGCTTTTGAAGATGGCATCCTTCAACTGCGCCCGGCTGAAATTGCCCCCTGTCTGGCTTTCACGATCATAAAACTGGCAGCCGATAAACTCCGT
This sequence is a window from Enterobacter sp. RHBSTW-00994. Protein-coding genes within it:
- a CDS encoding Qnr family pentapeptide repeat protein, with the protein product MALILEGEKIGRSRFTGEKIENALFRHCDFSGTDLTGTEFIGCQFYDRESQTGGNFSRAQLKDAIFKSCDLSMADFRNASALGIEIRECRAQGADFRGTSFMNMITPRTWFCSAYITKSNLSYANFSNVILEKCELWENRWNGAQTPGATFSGSDLSGGEFSSFDWRAANFTHCDLTNAELGELDVRGVDLQGVKLDSYQVSQLMERLGIVIIG